The following are encoded in a window of Candidatus Zixiibacteriota bacterium genomic DNA:
- the tuf gene encoding elongation factor Tu (EF-Tu; promotes GTP-dependent binding of aminoacyl-tRNA to the A-site of ribosomes during protein biosynthesis; when the tRNA anticodon matches the mRNA codon, GTP hydrolysis results; the inactive EF-Tu-GDP leaves the ribosome and release of GDP is promoted by elongation factor Ts; many prokaryotes have two copies of the gene encoding EF-Tu) codes for GDNIQMDVELITPIAMEKELRFAVREGGRTVGAGVVTEIIE; via the coding sequence GGGGACAACATCCAGATGGATGTGGAGTTAATCACGCCGATCGCGATGGAGAAGGAGTTGCGGTTTGCGGTTCGCGAGGGCGGACGCACTGTCGGCGCCGGCGTCGTCACCGAAATTATTGAGTAA